A window from Pseudomonas frederiksbergensis encodes these proteins:
- a CDS encoding phosphate-starvation-inducible protein PsiE: protein MKINWAEKLRQNVHQLAESLGNLFVETFHYLALFAIGAVTAWAAVMEFLGMIEEGHIKIDDILLLFIYLELGAMVGIYFKTNHMPVRFLIYVAITALTRLLISNVSHHNPPDIGIIYLCGGILLLAFAILVVRYASSQFPSVKIEHPQRKIGAGSGEHPEVEKGEI from the coding sequence GTGAAAATCAACTGGGCCGAGAAACTGCGGCAGAACGTGCATCAATTGGCCGAGTCCCTGGGCAACCTGTTTGTCGAGACCTTCCACTACCTGGCGCTGTTCGCCATCGGTGCAGTCACCGCGTGGGCGGCGGTGATGGAATTTCTGGGGATGATCGAAGAAGGGCACATCAAGATCGATGACATCTTGCTGCTGTTCATCTACCTGGAATTGGGGGCGATGGTCGGGATTTACTTCAAGACCAACCACATGCCGGTGCGTTTCCTGATCTACGTGGCGATCACCGCGCTGACGCGACTGCTGATCTCCAACGTCTCGCATCACAACCCGCCGGACATCGGCATCATCTACCTGTGCGGCGGGATTTTGCTGCTGGCGTTTGCGATTCTGGTGGTGCGTTACGCCTCGTCGCAATTCCCTTCGGTGAAGATCGAACACCCGCAACGCAAGATCGGTGCGGGTTCCGGTGAGCATCCCGAAGTGGAGAAGGGCGAGATTTAG
- a CDS encoding DUF3509 domain-containing protein — protein sequence MDNPFQLITDAFAADYQINLSIQGLDGSIMLTLSNNGHVVAKRMISAEQRNDPLRLKRLVQSIQFGIAIEQGHSAVAILEAMTDGDHNLPPPRVKGHSRPAMRF from the coding sequence ATGGACAACCCTTTTCAGCTCATTACCGATGCTTTTGCAGCGGATTATCAAATTAACCTGAGCATTCAGGGCCTGGATGGCAGCATTATGCTGACCCTGTCCAACAACGGTCATGTGGTCGCCAAACGGATGATCAGCGCCGAACAACGCAATGACCCCCTGCGCCTCAAACGCCTGGTGCAAAGCATTCAGTTCGGCATTGCCATCGAACAGGGCCACAGCGCCGTGGCCATCCTCGAAGCCATGACCGACGGCGACCACAACCTGCCGCCGCCACGCGTCAAAGGCCACAGCCGGCCCGCCATGAGGTTCTAA
- a CDS encoding serine/threonine transporter, producing MTDVRTPAADNPAIDLTRNSEITHKGWNKHDTTWMLGLYGTAIGAGTLFLPINAGVGGFWPLLILAVLAFPMTFYAHRGLTRFVLSGRSGDITEVVEEHFGIGAGKLITLLYFFAIFPILLVYSVALTNTLSSFMEHQLHIAPPPRAILSLALILGLMAIVRCGQGVIVKCMSVLVYPFVAALLLLGLSLIPNWNGAFFATASEGMPMPLFFKTLWLAIPVMVFSFNHSPIISAFSVDQKQRYGEQAERKSSGILAIAHAMMVVTVMFFCFSCVLALSPADLAAAKAQNISILSYLANHFQTPVIAYAAPLIALVAITKSFLGHYIGASEGFQGLIVKSLRGRGRVMSANWLNRVTALFMILSCWAVATFNPSILGMIETLGGPIIACLLFLMPMYAIRRVPALRQYSGQVSNVFVVLIGLIALSAIIYSFMP from the coding sequence ATGACCGATGTACGTACACCTGCTGCCGATAATCCTGCTATAGACCTGACACGCAATAGCGAAATAACCCACAAAGGCTGGAACAAACACGACACCACCTGGATGCTTGGCCTTTATGGCACAGCCATCGGCGCCGGCACGCTGTTCCTGCCGATCAACGCCGGCGTAGGCGGTTTCTGGCCGCTGCTGATCCTGGCAGTACTGGCGTTCCCGATGACCTTCTACGCCCACCGCGGCCTGACCCGTTTCGTGTTGTCCGGGCGTTCCGGGGACATCACCGAAGTGGTGGAAGAACACTTCGGCATCGGTGCCGGCAAGCTGATCACGCTGCTGTATTTCTTTGCGATCTTCCCGATTCTGCTGGTGTACAGCGTGGCGCTGACCAACACCTTGAGCAGCTTCATGGAGCATCAGTTGCACATCGCCCCGCCACCACGGGCGATTCTGTCGCTGGCGCTGATCCTCGGCCTGATGGCCATCGTCCGTTGCGGCCAGGGTGTCATCGTCAAATGCATGAGCGTGCTGGTTTATCCGTTCGTTGCAGCGTTGCTGCTGCTCGGTTTGAGTCTGATCCCGAACTGGAACGGCGCATTCTTCGCCACCGCCAGTGAAGGCATGCCGATGCCGCTGTTCTTCAAGACGTTGTGGCTGGCGATCCCGGTGATGGTGTTTTCGTTCAACCATTCGCCGATCATCTCTGCCTTCTCCGTCGATCAGAAACAACGTTACGGCGAACAGGCCGAACGCAAAAGCAGCGGCATCCTCGCCATCGCCCACGCCATGATGGTGGTGACGGTGATGTTCTTCTGCTTCAGTTGCGTGCTGGCCTTGTCGCCGGCTGATTTGGCGGCGGCGAAGGCGCAGAACATCTCGATCCTGTCGTACCTGGCCAACCACTTCCAGACGCCGGTCATCGCTTACGCGGCGCCGCTGATTGCGCTGGTGGCAATCACCAAGTCCTTCCTCGGCCATTACATCGGCGCCAGCGAAGGCTTCCAGGGCCTGATCGTAAAAAGCCTGCGCGGTCGTGGCCGGGTGATGTCGGCGAACTGGCTGAACCGCGTGACCGCGCTGTTCATGATCCTCAGCTGCTGGGCCGTGGCGACGTTCAACCCGAGCATCCTCGGCATGATCGAAACCCTCGGTGGGCCAATCATCGCGTGCCTGCTGTTCCTGATGCCGATGTACGCCATCCGTCGAGTGCCGGCCTTGCGCCAGTATTCGGGTCAGGTGTCGAACGTGTTCGTGGTGTTGATCGGTTTGATTGCACTGTCTGCGATCATCTACTCATTCATGCCCTGA